The following is a genomic window from Sciurus carolinensis chromosome 3, mSciCar1.2, whole genome shotgun sequence.
CTAGGCcggcgctctgccactgagtcctgCCCTAGCCCTCTATTTGGTCAATGCCGGTCTTACAGTAGAGCATGCGTTCTCAACGCACAGGAACAGTGACAATTCGTCACATCCTGACAGCGAGCGCTTTCTCGGCTTTCTGCCGTTACAGTTGACGTGTAAAGCAGACTTGATTTTCTGCTTACGTTCCGAGATTCTTCCTGTTCCCATTCAacagttttcctttctctcactgAATTCcacctcctcccctttcttcctgCTCTGATGCTCAGAAAGCGCTCCTTTGCTGGGGCCCTGGCGGGCGTCGCCGTGTTCCCTGTGGACTTTCCCACAGCTTCGCCTGCTGACCTCCCACAGCTGAATCCGCCTGGGACGGTGGAGGGGGCGGGAGACACTGATGTCTGCAGACTGACCCACCACCGTCCCCGGATCCTTCCTTGGTCTTGATCGAGGGTGCAATTTTGTTAAGGTAACTCCTTGGACGCACCAAGTCCTGCTGGGGACAACTGGGTCTCTAGCTGTCCTCCCTAAGCCAGCCCAATGGACCCATGATGTCCACCTCGTTCCTTGCGTTGCCATCTGGCTGGCCTGCTGGGCACTCACTGTTCTTCATCCTGGGTTTTCCCATATTCCCAATGGTCCAGCACTAAGCCGTGACCTTGGGGGACACTGGGGGCACCGGGTCCCACTCGGCTGGGTCCTGGGAACACAGTGCAGTGGGACGGGCTGCCCTGGTGCCTGCGGCTCCCGTCAGCTCCCACCCGGGGGCATACGTGGGTCGTCGCTCCCCGCCCAGGACTCACTCCAGGAAGAGGGGCCGGGCCACGGTCTCCCCCCTGACGTGGGCAGCATGGAACAGCGTGTAGAGGTGGGGCAGCAGCGCGTAGCGCAGGGCCAGCACCTTCCTCATGGCCCGCTGGGCCGCCTGGCTGAAACGGTAGGGCTCCTGCGGCTGTGTGGAGTGAGAAGGGCAAAGGAGTCCAGGGGTCCCTCAGCAGGTCCGCCCGTGGGCCCCAGTGCTCCCTGGCCACCCGGCGTTGGCGGGGGACAGATGGCAGGGCCGGGACCCTGCCCTTACCAGGCTGTGCAGGTCATTGTGGTTCCGCATGAAGGGGTAGAAGGCCCCCAGCTGGGTCCAGCGCACACACAGCTCCTCCGAGGTGTTGCCCAGGAAGCCACAGATGTCCGCCCCGACCAGGGGCACCCCCAGCAGGCTGAACTGCAGGACTTCTGGGGAAAGGGAGGCGGCTGGCCTCAGGCTGCTGGAGCGGCCCAGGTGCAGATCCTGCCATCGTCCCTCTGCCTAAGGGTCAGGCCCATGCCTCTACCTGGGGCCAGCAGCCTGTCCTGTGGACTGCTTCCTGATATCCGGGTAAGCAGAGCAAAGCAGACCCGTCTGGGCAGAGCTGTGTGCCCAGAAAGACACACTTGAGTCCCAGCTCCCTGGACAAGTGGGTGGGACCCCTTGGCTCAGCCTCGCATCGCAGCCGCATCTGGACTGTGCTGAGCCCAGAACCAGCTCTGGGCCAAGCTGCCCTGGAGGGGCACGCGGCCCTCTGACCACTCTCTTCCTGAGAGGCGCTCtcacctggcacagagtaggaCAGCTGCTCCCAGCTGCTCCACACATCCCCCGTCCAGTGGCCAGCGTATCGGCCGTGGCCAGCAAAGGTTGAGCGGGAGATCACGAAGGGTCGTGTCCCCCGAGTCTTCACCAGGGccctgggtggggcaggggacaCGGGAAAACCCTTGCCACCTGCCGGGGCGAAGCAGCAGGGACAGCAGCAGGTGGGTGGCATGGGGAGAAGGGACTGGCCACGGGAGACAGACGGAGGCTGCAGAGCAGGGACAGAGGCGACGGCCAGCTTCTGCTGGGCACATCAGCAGTGCCCCGGCCAGCCCGACTCTGCCTCCAGTCAAGCCGCCCAGTCTGGTCGGCACCACGGGGCCCCTGCCAGTGCAGCTCCACCTTAGGACGCGCCAGGCGTCTGGCTCCAGGCCCGGGGGTGACAGTGGGCAGGAGCGCTGGAGCCTCGCCGGCCCCGGGGGGCACGAGTGTACTCCCCTCCTCTCTGCACCCTGGCTCTGCCGTCAGCGTGGGCGGGACAGGCTGGCCAGGGCAGGGCACTGCAGGCCAGGGCTGACCTGTTGGAGGCGATGGCTTCGGTCAGGCCGTACAGGTTGTGAAGGTCGTAGTGTGTGGAGAGGAACTGGTGGCTGGAGGCACAGATGGTGGCCGCCTGCAGGGTCCCACCAACCACGCCTGAGGAGAGGGGGCTGTTCCCATGGTGCTTCCTCCCGGGTGGGGGTCCATGCCCTCCCGCCCCCCGCCCCCTGGCGTCTGCCTCCTCAGCTCAGCCCCAGAGCTACTTCCTGAAGCTGCCCCTGCCCCCCatgggcctgcccctgcctgctcATGGCGGTGGCCCTCGGACCTGGGGCAATCCCTGTGCCACCCCCACTATTCCCAAAGGCCCTGCAGATCCCCAGCCTTCATGTCCACCTCTCCTGGCCACCCACTGCTTCTCAGAAAGGACAGCTTTCAGACGCCCACACTAGGGAAGGGAAAGCCCTGATCTGAGCCATCACCCCCAGCAGGCCCCCGGGGGCAGGTGCGGCTCACCAGGTACATAGGGGGGGTTTTCCAGGTCGTTGTTGGGGCAGCCGTGCTCAGAGCCCCTGACGAAGTTGGAGGGTTCATTCATGTCCTGCAAGAGGGGGCCAGTGTGCAGAGGGTGGGGCTGGCCCCAGGCCAGGGTCACCCGGGGCGGGGGTCATACTTACAATCCACATGCCATCGAAGGGCACCTGGGCATGGAACTCAGCTACCATGTCCTGCCACCAGTCAAGGGTCTCAGGGTTGGTGAAGTCCGGGAAGGCACTGGATCCGGGCCACACCTGGACGAGAGGCCAGAGGGGAGACCCCACCCAGCCAGAGGCTGCCCCGAGGCCCTGCTGCATCTCAGCTCCGGCACCTCGCAGCCTCTCTCTTGGTCAACGTCCAGATCTGTGACCTGAGACCTGAGCCCGGGAGGTCAGCGGCAGGTGTGAGCCGGGGCTGGAGGGCCAGGGCCCAGCCCGTGTGCGTCCAGGCAGGGTACCACTGTACCGTGAGCAGCGTCAGAAGACACTGCTCCAAGCTCTGTCAGACGAAGGTCCCCGCCTGAGGCCGGTCTCTCGCTTCTGTGTCCTGCGAGTCTCGGCTAGCCCCTCCCTCCGCTGGGGTCCCCCTTCCTCTTGGTTCTGGCCCCGCGCTGGCTGGGACTCTGCTGAGCTCCCCATGGGAAGGCTGGGGAACTCAGGAGGCCCCAGGGGCCAGGAGGACAAGAAGAACCCCAAGGCTTCCCAGAGGGTCTGCAGGGCTGTGCCTAGCGGCCAGCTTCCCACGGAGCCTAAGACGCCATGATGGAAGCATCGGGGCTGATTGTCAAGTGGCATGGTTGCCCCAGCTGTGACCCACCCGCCCACTGTGCCCCTGGACGGGCACCTCTGGAACTCCGCGGTCTTCCTCAACAGCTGCCAGTCACACTGGCCTGAGCACCTAGACCCCCACCTACCTTTCCAATCAGCGGTTGTCCAGTCTCGTTGGTGATGAAAACCCGCCTCCGCAGACCCTCGTCAAAGGGTCTGTAACTCCCAGCAGGGCCTGAGCTGCTGATGGCAGGGTCCTGGGGGTGAGAGGAACAGGTCAGCATGGAAGGACGTGGCCCAATGCCTTGGCACCACCCTCTGGGACAACGGTGAGCAAACGAGGCAGGGTGGAGCCAGGCACACGTGCAACACGCCCAGTGTGTCCGCGGCTGCCTGTGGACAGGGATGGGGCCGGCCGGCTGCAGGGCCGTGTCCGCAGCCTTCCCCCGGCTTGCCAGCATCTCTGCAGGGACCAGGCACTCTTTTTTATTGCAGGGCTAAGGGTCAAGCCCAGGGCCTCGTCCACGGTGCTacacaggcaagcactctgcccctcagctgcatccccacttttttttttaaattttgagagagggtcttgctaagttgctgaggctggccttgaacttgtgatcctcctgtctcagcctcccaagccaccacacccagctcatttaCTTCTTTCATAGTGATGGTCTGCACTCGCGCCCTCTGAGGGGGCTGCTGACATCTGCTACCTGGAGGGCGGGTCTGCTCAGCTCTAAGCCCCTCGCTGCTCCGTCCTCCACTGGAGGGGGTCTCCACTTCCCGCCTCCTGAGGACTGGGCCTGAACCCCTGATGGGGCCACCTCCTGAACTGGACATCTGAGGCTCTGGGCTGGGCAATCACACATGCCCTCCCTCCATGCAGACAGAGCTGGGCCGGGGAGGAGGCTGGCCAGGGGACACGGCTGTCCTGTGTCCCATTCCCCGAGCCCTTCCCTTCCAAGCGCTTACTGTACCCCTGCCTGTGGCCTTAAGGCAGCTCAAGCCACCCACGCCCAAAGAATCCTGAACAGGAGATGGGTGTTTCCAGGGACCCTGGACACCAGGAACTAAGCTTGTGGCCTTCTTAATGTCCCCTCAATATGGAAAAGAATCAGAATATGTCCCTGGTGACCAGGGCAGGCACGGGAACAGGCCACCCAGAGCAGGAGCCGCGGGTGGCTTGGTGGGAAGGACACTTACCACGATCATCACGTACCGCCGGCCGCCCTGGTGGAGTTCCCGCACGGTGGCTGGAAGGTCTGCGAAGCCGTCCCTGTTGAAGGTGAAGTCCCTCCGCGCGTCCATGTAGTCCAGGTCATTCCACTGCACGTCCTGTGGTACAGGAGCCACCTGGGGTCCAGGAGCTGTGCCTGACCCTGGCTATCCCCGGCCCTGGCTGACCCTCCACTCACCAGGGGGAAGTGGGCCCTGGTCATGTTCTCCACCACCTGGCGGACGGTGGCGGTGGACGAGTAGCCCCAGCGGCAGAGGTGGAAGCCCAGGCCCCAGTACGGCGGCATGAAGGGGTACCCTGCAGGCAACACTCCTGGCGAGggtggggaggacaggaggggggGGCGAGGACGGGGCGCGGGCCCTACCCACGACATCCAGGTACTGCTGCACCACGCTCTTGGGCTCTGGGCCCACGAAGACATACACGTCCAGGATCCCTCCTGTCGACCTCCAACTGAGGGCCGGGCTGGGCTGCAGGACCACGTCTGGGGGAAGTGGCCTGGGCTCAGGGACAAACACCCTACCCAGGGGCCCGGCACCCACAGAGGGGCCCACTGCAGCCAGAGGGCGGTTCTTCCCACAGGTGCCTGGGAGTGACTGGCAGGGTGGGGGTCGAGGACAGAAGGGCAGCTGGCGGCTAGGCCCGGGGTTTGCCCAGGACTCCTGGGGGGGCACTGGGgcgcagagccgggcagggcccGCCAGCCCCATTCTGCAGATGACAGGCGTCTCGTGCCCTCCGGCCTCCGGGGAAGGCAGGGGACTCACCCATGGCGTTGCTGTTCAGCAGGAACACCCCGTGAGCCAGGCCGCTCTCCTCCAGCGACAGGTAGAAAGGGTGTGACCCGTAGAGGTTGGCACTGGGCTGCACACGCAGGAGGCGACCCTTAGCCTCGAACACCAGACCCCACAACCCACCCAGAGCGCCGGCGTTAGTTACCGTGGGGGCCAAGTCCCGGTTCCAGAGGCTGATCTTGGTCCAGTTAGTGCCGAGCATCAGGGGGCTGAGGTGTTCGGCGAGGCCCACGACGTACCGGGAGGGCAGGGAGGTGGACAGTTGCAGGAACTGGTCCGCGAAGAACAGGGGGGCCACGGTCGTGTTCAGCCTGCGGGAGAGCAGGCTCCCTGCACCTGGCTGACAGCCCACCTGGGCCCGCCGGAGTGCAGGCTGAGGGCTGCACGTCCTGGCCAGCTCCGCCGTGCTGGCCCCAGCAGCCTCAGCATCCTGCAACCAGGGACAAGAGCCGCCGAGGGCACATCCAGAGAGGCTGCCCACCGCCCAGACAGGCAGAGGACAGCAGCCGACGCAAACAAGCGCAGGTGCCCAGGAACAGAGGCAGAGAAGCGACAATGGCAGGGATGCTAGGGCCCGGCTCCGTCACCTCCTGCCAGTCCCCTGCCTCTGTCACGGAAGAGTTCAGATGACTCAACGATTAGTGCTGGCCTATGATGAGTGACAAGCACTTGATAAGTAAGATAAGGCCTGGCAACGCACGCCACCAGAGGGGTGCCACTCTGGACCCGGCCACGCTCTCTGCGGGCACTGCTGGCATTTGGTGGCCACCCTTTGTGGTGGGTCTCCTGGACACTGCAGGATGCTGGTCAGCACCTGCCCTCATGAGATGCCAGGAACAACCCACTGTGGCAACGGAAGTGCCTGCAGACAGCGCCAAACTTCTGCGGGCGAGGTCCTAGGCTGGGTGCCCCTCCTGGGAGACGTCTGAGAGCGGCCGGGGCTCGTGCCAGGGTCCGGGAGAAGGCCTCAGGCGGGTCTCAGTGGGTGTGCCCGGGCCTTCCAGGAGGCCCGAGGGGCTGGGCCCTGGGCCAAGGGGACAATGCCGTCCACCTCGCTGACAGATCTGCGCCCCAGGGGCTCCAGCCTGAGGATGTGGCCACCATGCCCGCCTGCCGGTCTGAGGCCCAGGCACTCAACTTACAGCACCCGGCCGTCCAGCTTCCGGCGAACCACCACCCCGAAGGGCTCCTCGGAGAACTCAACGCTGTAGAGTGGGGACCGTGCCTGGCCGTGGGCCCGCGGGACCTCCAAGGGCACCTCATAGCGCTTATTAGCAGGATCCTTGATCTGCAAGAGACGGACAGTGGTCTCCAAGTCCCTTGTGGGCCGGAAGCACCTCCCACCATCCCTCACTCTCCATGGACACAACTCCAGGAGGGTGGCCAGTTTAGGTCTGAAGAGGCCACATGCTGCATGGGCAGTTGGATGAACTGCTGTGGGCCTCAGTCTCCCCCTCAGAGAGCCAGGAGGACACCACCAGGTCAAATACAGAACACCTGATAAACGGGGACTTCTGATAAAGAGCAGACGGTTTCCATGCTGAGTATGTCCCAAAACTTGCATGGGACAGCCTTATGCTAAAAATATTCACCTCTGCAGACACTGGTGCTGCAGACCGCGTGGGGCTGGGGGCAGCAGGGAACAACAGGGACGTCCCTGCCACTGGGCGGTGCGCAGCAGCTGGGTGCCACCGCCCACTGCCAGGGGCACTCTTCCTGCAGACGCCCACGGATGTCAGGCCTCACTTCCTGGGGCGCCCGGGGCCCACCTCGGCCCTGTGCCTGCCTCTGGAGCACCTGTCGCCACGCAAGGCCTCGCTGCTCCGCCCACACCTTGGTTGCTGGCTGGGGTGTGCACAAAGTGCCACAAATGTACCCCGGTCAGCTGTCCACACACAcgctctgtcctctgtgccccTGCCAGGCCTGGCCCCTGCCCACCGTGAAATGCAGGCGGCTGTCAGTCTCCATCAGCACGTCCAGTCGTAAGGTCAGGACGTCCCTGGGGAAGAAGGTGGGGGTGGCGCGGGTCAGGGTGGCTGTGTAGCCGGCCTCCGAGGTGCTCAGGTTCTCCATCCTGTAGCTGGGGTAGCCGACTGGGAAGAAGCACCAGGGCTGCCCCATCAGGGTGGCCCGAGGGCCCCGGCTGGCTGGGACGTAGCAGCAGCCGCGCGCCT
Proteins encoded in this region:
- the Gaa gene encoding lysosomal alpha-glucosidase isoform X2, encoding MHARWPPCSRALTGVCALIFLATAALLGHVLLCDFPVEETPPAHWPEASWQGRRNTQEHPGWPRAAPSQCAIRPDSRFDCAPDKALTQQECEARGCCYVPASRGPRATLMGQPWCFFPVGYPSYRMENLSTSEAGYTATLTRATPTFFPRDVLTLRLDVLMETDSRLHFTIKDPANKRYEVPLEVPRAHGQARSPLYSVEFSEEPFGVVVRRKLDGRVLLNTTVAPLFFADQFLQLSTSLPSRYVVGLAEHLSPLMLGTNWTKISLWNRDLAPTPSANLYGSHPFYLSLEESGLAHGVFLLNSNAMDVVLQPSPALSWRSTGGILDVYVFVGPEPKSVVQQYLDVVGYPFMPPYWGLGFHLCRWGYSSTATVRQVVENMTRAHFPLDVQWNDLDYMDARRDFTFNRDGFADLPATVRELHQGGRRYVMIVDPAISSSGPAGSYRPFDEGLRRRVFITNETGQPLIGKVWPGSSAFPDFTNPETLDWWQDMVAEFHAQVPFDGMWIDMNEPSNFVRGSEHGCPNNDLENPPYVPGVVGGTLQAATICASSHQFLSTHYDLHNLYGLTEAIASNRALVKTRGTRPFVISRSTFAGHGRYAGHWTGDVWSSWEQLSYSVPEVLQFSLLGVPLVGADICGFLGNTSEELCVRWTQLGAFYPFMRNHNDLHSLPQEPYRFSQAAQRAMRKVLALRYALLPHLYTLFHAAHVRGETVARPLFLEFPEDRRTWDLDRQLLWGEALLITPVLEPGKDEVTGYFPSGTWYNLQLVPVEALGGLPALPPAPPSPAIHSKGQWVTLPAPLDTINVHLRAGYIVPLQGPALTTTESRKQPMALAVALTAGGEAQGQLFWDDGESLDVLERGAYTQLAFLARNTLAVPVSLAMAEQFRISWS
- the Gaa gene encoding lysosomal alpha-glucosidase isoform X1, which encodes MHARWPPCSRALTGVCALIFLATAALLGHVLLCDFPVEETPPAHWPEASWQGRRNTQEHPGWPRAAPSQCAIRPDSRFDCAPDKALTQQECEARGCCYVPASRGPRATLMGQPWCFFPVGYPSYRMENLSTSEAGYTATLTRATPTFFPRDVLTLRLDVLMETDSRLHFTIKDPANKRYEVPLEVPRAHGQARSPLYSVEFSEEPFGVVVRRKLDGRVLLNTTVAPLFFADQFLQLSTSLPSRYVVGLAEHLSPLMLGTNWTKISLWNRDLAPTPSANLYGSHPFYLSLEESGLAHGVFLLNSNAMDVVLQPSPALSWRSTGGILDVYVFVGPEPKSVVQQYLDVVGYPFMPPYWGLGFHLCRWGYSSTATVRQVVENMTRAHFPLDVQWNDLDYMDARRDFTFNRDGFADLPATVRELHQGGRRYVMIVDPAISSSGPAGSYRPFDEGLRRRVFITNETGQPLIGKVWPGSSAFPDFTNPETLDWWQDMVAEFHAQVPFDGMWIDMNEPSNFVRGSEHGCPNNDLENPPYVPGVVGGTLQAATICASSHQFLSTHYDLHNLYGLTEAIASNRALVKTRGTRPFVISRSTFAGHGRYAGHWTGDVWSSWEQLSYSVPEVLQFSLLGVPLVGADICGFLGNTSEELCVRWTQLGAFYPFMRNHNDLHSLPQEPYRFSQAAQRAMRKVLALRYALLPHLYTLFHAAHVRGETVARPLFLEFPEDRRTWDLDRQLLWGEALLITPVLEPGKDEVTGYFPSGTWYNLQLVPVEALGGLPALPPAPPSPAIHSKGQWVTLPAPLDTINVHLRAGYIVPLQGPALTTTESRKQPMALAVALTAGGEAQGQLFWDDGESLDVLERGAYTQLAFLARNNTLVNEVVHAAREGASLQLRTVTLLGVDAAPRQVLCNGAPVSNFTYSPDTKTLAVPVSLAMAEQFRISWS